Proteins encoded together in one Thermococcus sp. 21S9 window:
- a CDS encoding helix-turn-helix domain-containing protein: protein AVFIGIKLISRKKVSKDVKVDKEAFLKKIEKFDLNDEERNALLYILEKGGRASQAEVRNALGLPKTTAWRMFKRLEKQGLVKIIRGRKENWVELRP, encoded by the coding sequence TGCAGTATTTATTGGGATAAAGCTGATCTCCCGCAAAAAGGTCTCAAAAGACGTTAAAGTTGACAAGGAGGCATTTTTAAAGAAGATAGAAAAATTCGACCTAAATGACGAAGAAAGAAATGCATTGTTATACATCCTCGAAAAAGGTGGAAGAGCAAGTCAAGCAGAAGTTAGAAATGCTCTAGGGCTTCCAAAAACTACAGCGTGGAGGATGTTTAAACGCCTCGAAAAGCAAGGATTAGTGAAAATAATCAGGGGAAGAAAAGAGAACTGGGTAGAACTTAGACCTTAA